The nucleotide sequence GGCAACCCCCGAGGCCCCCCGCGGAGCTGTCGAACGTAGTGATTCCCTCTTCGAGAGCCGCGAGTACGTTCGCGACACCCAGCCCGCGCGTGTCGTGGAAGTGCATCGCCAGCCGGTCCTTCGGGATGACCTGCACGAGCAGATTGACGAGGCCCTGGACCTGGTTCGGCGTACCGACTCCGATCGTGTCGCCGATGGAGACCTCGTAGCAGCCGAGGTCGAGCAGACGAGCGGCAACCTCGAGGACCCGCTCGGGCGCGACATCTCCTTCGTAAGGGCACCCGAGAGCTGTCGAAACGTACCCTCGAATCCGCAGGCCTTCCTGCCGCGCGAGCTTCGTGACCGGGGCAAAGACTCCGAACGATTCGTCGACGCTCATGTTGATGTTTTTCTGGTTGAAGCCGTCCGATGCCGCGGTGAAGATGGCGATCGATCGGACATCGGCTTCGAGCGCCCGCTCGAGTCCCTTCATGTTGGGAACGAGCACGGGGTAGTCGACGTCCGGATGCCGGTGGATCTTTTCCCACACTTCGGCGGTGCCCGCCATCTGGGGGACTCGTTGGGGATGAACGAATGCACCGATCTCGATCGTCTGGAGTCCGGCATCGGCGAGCGCGTCGATCAGCGCGACCCGCGGCTCGACAGGAATCGGTGTTTTCTCGTTCTGCAGTCCGTCGCGGGGTCCGACTTCGACCAGGTGGACCGATTCGACGTCGTACTTCATGATTCCGAGGGCTCCCCGTCCGGCTCGGGCGCAATCGAGATCAGGTCGACGCCGGGCTGCACCATGTCACCTTCGCTGCAGCCGATCTTCTCGACGACGCCGGTGTAGGGCGCTGCAATCGTGTGCTCCATCTTCATGGCTTCCAGAACGAGAAGCGGTTCTCCTTTCTTCACCGCGGCTCCCGCGGTCGTCAGAATGCGGAGGACCGAGCCCGGCATCGGCGCGGAGAGCGAGTGATCGTCGTACTTCGCTCGCCTCCGCCGGGTGCCCCCTTTGTCGACTTCGGCTTCCCACAATTCTCCGTCGAGCATGATCGCGACCCCCGCGGCGGTCTTCCGCCAGGCGAAGACGAGC is from Acidobacteriota bacterium and encodes:
- a CDS encoding hydroxymethylglutaryl-CoA lyase yields the protein MKYDVESVHLVEVGPRDGLQNEKTPIPVEPRVALIDALADAGLQTIEIGAFVHPQRVPQMAGTAEVWEKIHRHPDVDYPVLVPNMKGLERALEADVRSIAIFTAASDGFNQKNINMSVDESFGVFAPVTKLARQEGLRIRGYVSTALGCPYEGDVAPERVLEVAARLLDLGCYEVSIGDTIGVGTPNQVQGLVNLLVQVIPKDRLAMHFHDTRGLGVANVLAALEEGITTFDSSAGGLGGCPYAPGASGNVATEDLVYLFDGLGIDTGVDLERLLDASAAIAPWIDHPLPGRVLQASRPNLGFGTAARPN